A single Staphylococcus muscae DNA region contains:
- the guaB gene encoding IMP dehydrogenase, with translation MWENKFVKEALTFDDVLLIPAESNVLPKEVDLSVSLSDKIKLNIPIVSAGMDTVTESKMAIAMARQGGLGVIHKNMSIEDQADEVQKVKRSENGVITDPFYLTPEESVYEAEALMGKYRISGVPIVDNKETRKLVGILTNRDLRFIEDFSIKISDVMTKEDLITAPVGTTLEEAEKILQSHRIEKLPLIKDGVLEGLITIKDIEKVHEYPYSAKDEHGRLLVAAAIGIAKDTAIRAKKLVEAGVDALVIDTAHGHSQGVIDQVKFIKETYPEITVIAGNVATASGTNALFEAGADVVKVGIGPGSICTTRVVAGVGVPQITAVYDCATEARKHGKAIIADGGIKFSGDIVKALAAGGHAVMLGSLLAGTKESPGEVEMFQGRQYKVYRGMGSLGAMASGSNDRYFQEDKTPKKYVPEGVEGRIDYKGPLQETIYQLIGGVKSGMGYTGSHNLQQLRDEAQFTKMSAAGLAESHPHDVQITKESPNYSF, from the coding sequence ATGTGGGAAAACAAGTTTGTTAAAGAAGCGCTAACGTTTGATGATGTATTGCTTATTCCAGCTGAATCAAATGTATTACCAAAAGAGGTAGATTTAAGTGTATCATTATCGGATAAAATTAAGTTGAACATTCCGATTGTATCAGCAGGTATGGATACAGTAACAGAATCAAAAATGGCGATCGCAATGGCACGTCAAGGTGGTCTCGGCGTCATTCATAAAAATATGAGCATTGAAGATCAAGCAGACGAAGTACAAAAAGTAAAACGTTCAGAAAATGGCGTCATCACAGATCCATTTTACTTAACTCCTGAAGAAAGTGTGTACGAAGCAGAAGCGTTGATGGGCAAATACCGTATTTCAGGTGTGCCAATTGTTGACAACAAAGAGACACGTAAACTTGTCGGTATCCTTACAAATCGTGACTTGAGATTTATCGAAGACTTCTCGATTAAAATTTCAGACGTCATGACGAAAGAAGACTTGATTACAGCTCCAGTTGGAACGACGCTAGAAGAAGCGGAAAAAATCCTTCAATCACACCGTATTGAAAAGCTACCATTAATTAAAGATGGCGTTTTAGAAGGGCTTATCACAATTAAAGATATTGAAAAAGTACATGAGTATCCTTACTCAGCTAAAGATGAACACGGTCGTCTACTCGTTGCAGCAGCAATCGGTATTGCCAAAGACACAGCAATTCGTGCCAAAAAACTTGTAGAAGCAGGCGTTGATGCACTTGTTATCGATACAGCACACGGCCACTCACAAGGTGTCATCGATCAAGTGAAATTCATCAAAGAAACATACCCAGAAATTACGGTTATTGCAGGTAACGTTGCAACAGCTTCAGGTACAAATGCTTTGTTCGAAGCGGGGGCAGATGTTGTTAAAGTCGGTATTGGACCAGGTTCAATCTGTACAACACGCGTCGTTGCAGGTGTCGGTGTACCACAAATTACAGCAGTTTATGACTGTGCAACAGAAGCACGTAAACACGGTAAAGCGATTATTGCAGATGGTGGTATTAAATTCTCAGGTGACATCGTTAAAGCACTTGCAGCAGGTGGACATGCGGTTATGCTTGGTAGCTTATTAGCAGGTACAAAAGAAAGCCCTGGAGAAGTTGAAATGTTCCAAGGTCGTCAATACAAAGTATATCGTGGTATGGGTTCATTAGGTGCAATGGCAAGCGGTTCTAACGATCGTTATTTCCAAGAAGACAAAACACCTAAAAAATATGTTCCAGAAGGTGTAGAAGGTCGTATCGACTATAAAGGGCCATTACAAGAAACAATTTACCAATTAATTGGTGGTGTGAAGAGCGGTATGGGTTATACAGGATCACACAACTTACAACAATTACGTGATGAAGCACAATTCACAAAAATGAGTGCGGCAGGCTTAGCAGAAAGTCATCCACACGATGTTCAAATCACTAAAGAATCACCTAACTACTCATTCTAA
- the pbuX gene encoding xanthine permease PbuX, whose protein sequence is MKRFLLSLQHLLAMYAGAILVPIIVATSLDFTAEQTAYLVTVDIFMCGIATFLQVYKGIGIGLPVVLGCTFTAVAPMILIGQTKGIDVLYGSLFLSGLLVIIIAPFFASLVKLFPPVVTGSVVTIIGITLMPVAMNYLAGGQGAKDYGDPKHLLLGGATLIIILLLQRFAQGFLKSIAILLGLMIGTIFASFLGVIDAGQVASAHWFELPRPFRFTGFAFDFGATVVFFIVALISLIESTGVYHALSEITGKTLMRKDFRKGYMAEGIAITLGSIFNAFPYTAYSQNVGLVSLSGAKKNDVIYGMVILLIICGCIPKLGALANMIPLSVLGGAMLAMFGMVMAYGMRILNDINFKNQNNLIIIAVSVGLGAGITAVPEAFQGLGDQFSWLTQNGIVLGTISAIVLNLFFNGLNYQQNQENVK, encoded by the coding sequence ATTAAACGATTCTTGTTGAGTTTACAGCATCTATTAGCCATGTATGCCGGCGCTATTTTAGTTCCTATTATTGTTGCAACAAGTCTTGACTTTACTGCTGAACAGACGGCTTATCTTGTCACAGTCGATATATTTATGTGTGGTATTGCAACCTTTTTACAAGTCTATAAAGGCATTGGTATTGGATTGCCGGTCGTCTTAGGATGTACGTTTACTGCGGTCGCACCAATGATTTTAATCGGACAGACGAAAGGGATAGATGTCTTGTATGGCTCACTTTTCTTATCTGGGTTACTTGTGATCATCATCGCACCATTTTTTGCTTCTCTTGTTAAGTTGTTCCCGCCTGTTGTAACAGGTAGTGTTGTAACAATTATTGGGATTACACTTATGCCGGTTGCGATGAATTATCTCGCAGGGGGACAAGGTGCGAAAGATTACGGAGATCCCAAGCATCTTTTATTAGGTGGTGCGACACTGATTATTATTTTGTTACTGCAACGTTTTGCACAAGGTTTTTTGAAGTCTATTGCAATTTTGCTTGGTCTTATGATTGGTACAATTTTTGCAAGTTTTTTAGGGGTGATTGATGCAGGACAAGTTGCGTCAGCACACTGGTTTGAATTGCCGAGACCATTCCGATTTACAGGGTTTGCTTTTGACTTTGGTGCAACCGTCGTATTTTTCATAGTAGCATTGATCAGCTTAATTGAATCAACAGGTGTTTATCATGCATTGAGCGAGATTACGGGTAAGACATTAATGCGCAAAGACTTCCGCAAAGGTTACATGGCAGAAGGGATCGCCATTACGCTAGGATCTATTTTCAATGCTTTCCCTTATACAGCTTATTCTCAGAACGTTGGACTTGTATCACTGTCAGGTGCGAAAAAGAACGACGTCATCTACGGAATGGTTATTTTACTGATCATTTGCGGATGTATTCCTAAGTTAGGTGCGTTGGCAAATATGATTCCACTATCGGTATTAGGTGGTGCAATGCTTGCGATGTTCGGTATGGTAATGGCATACGGTATGCGCATATTGAACGACATTAACTTCAAGAATCAAAACAACTTAATTATTATTGCTGTGTCAGTTGGTCTCGGTGCAGGGATTACTGCAGTGCCTGAAGCGTTTCAAGGATTGGGTGATCAGTTTTCTTGGCTAACGCAAAATGGGATTGTGTTAGGTACGATTTCAGCAATTGTATTAAATTTATTTTTTAATGGTCTAAACTATCAACAAAATCAAGAAAATGTGAAATAA
- the xpt gene encoding xanthine phosphoribosyltransferase has product MDALKRKVIEDGVVIDESILKVDGFLNHQIDAGLMYEIGEVFHSQFGDQGVTKVLTIEASGIAPAIMVAHRFNVPCLFAKKAKPNTLNEGHYQTDVHSFTKNNTNRVIVSTEFLSDQDKVLIIDDFLANGEAALGLHRLAQQAGAETVGIGILVEKSFQPGRARLEEASLNVSSLCQVASLKGNKVTLLGDDND; this is encoded by the coding sequence TTGGACGCATTAAAGAGAAAAGTCATCGAAGACGGTGTAGTTATTGACGAATCAATATTAAAGGTGGATGGTTTCTTGAATCATCAGATTGATGCGGGTTTAATGTATGAGATTGGTGAAGTGTTCCATTCACAGTTTGGAGATCAAGGTGTGACAAAGGTTTTAACGATTGAAGCATCAGGAATTGCACCTGCCATTATGGTTGCACATCGTTTTAATGTGCCTTGTTTATTTGCTAAAAAAGCAAAGCCGAATACGTTGAATGAAGGGCATTATCAGACAGATGTTCACTCATTTACGAAAAACAATACGAACCGTGTCATCGTGTCAACAGAGTTTTTGTCAGATCAAGATAAAGTGTTGATTATTGATGACTTTCTTGCAAACGGTGAGGCAGCGCTTGGATTACATCGTTTGGCACAGCAAGCAGGTGCGGAAACAGTTGGTATTGGCATCTTGGTAGAGAAGAGTTTCCAACCAGGGCGTGCACGTTTGGAAGAAGCAAGCTTGAACGTTTCTTCGCTTTGCCAAGTGGCATCGTTAAAAGGTAATAAAGTCACATTGTTAGGAGACGACAATGATTAA
- a CDS encoding general stress protein: MTHFKVVKTEDDAIQAVDALLRDGYKEHEITIISKDRLSTDRFNDSEVKQTPTAGTISDKFMRFFIGEDPEEAAFTRFKLPDNEKEQLKQAVLDGEIVILVKHFESGNHSEVTQTNSSYDTQDFKHHPSEHKGNIE; this comes from the coding sequence ATGACTCATTTTAAAGTAGTAAAAACAGAAGATGACGCAATCCAAGCGGTAGATGCATTATTACGTGATGGCTACAAGGAACACGAAATTACAATTATTAGCAAAGATCGATTGTCAACAGACCGATTTAACGATTCAGAAGTTAAACAAACACCAACAGCTGGTACGATCAGTGATAAATTCATGCGCTTTTTCATTGGGGAAGATCCTGAAGAAGCTGCATTCACACGTTTCAAGCTTCCAGACAATGAAAAAGAACAGCTTAAGCAAGCCGTACTTGATGGTGAAATTGTTATCCTTGTGAAACACTTTGAATCTGGCAACCACAGCGAAGTAACACAAACAAATAGTTCATACGACACACAAGACTTCAAACATCATCCATCTGAACATAAAGGCAATATTGAATAA
- a CDS encoding DNA-binding protein, translating to MLTKEFAQKSGLSEKQVRKIVQHLEERGYHLDKTEYRGREATDFKEEDVELFQEIAERVGQTNSYELAFEELEKEKDFLQVIVKEDTQQLPADQQLSNLFKELHNEINQMREERQILGQMVTQVHKQQEALTELHNKLETQLKSNSASMESLTEAQKQQTEQLSTTQKHLETQIEGQKALAHTIERNEKKGFLQRLFGG from the coding sequence ATGCTAACAAAAGAATTCGCACAAAAATCTGGCTTAAGCGAAAAGCAAGTCCGCAAAATTGTTCAGCATCTCGAAGAACGTGGTTACCATTTAGATAAAACAGAATATCGCGGGCGTGAAGCGACAGACTTCAAAGAAGAAGATGTTGAACTCTTCCAAGAGATTGCAGAACGCGTTGGGCAAACTAACAGTTACGAACTTGCATTTGAAGAACTCGAGAAAGAAAAAGACTTCTTACAAGTTATTGTGAAGGAAGATACACAACAACTTCCTGCTGATCAACAACTCTCTAACTTATTCAAAGAGTTGCACAATGAAATCAATCAAATGCGAGAAGAACGTCAAATACTTGGGCAAATGGTGACACAAGTACACAAACAACAAGAGGCACTTACTGAGTTACATAACAAGTTAGAAACACAACTAAAGTCAAACAGTGCATCTATGGAGTCTCTCACTGAAGCACAAAAACAACAAACTGAACAACTCAGTACAACACAAAAGCACTTAGAGACACAAATCGAAGGACAAAAAGCATTAGCACACACAATTGAACGCAATGAGAAAAAAGGTTTTCTCCAACGATTATTCGGCGGTTAA
- the thiO gene encoding glycine oxidase ThiO — MLQTVIIGGGVMGLSIARQLNAQGRHIHIIDRSTPRMNASYAAGGMLGAQNEFFEDTPLYRLAMASRAMMPDIAQQLLMETDIDIELQTYGLIKVATTAQHVPAVKKQFEFLSQQDHKIYELSRHQLRARFPHCNIDDCAAFKIHDDGQINANLYTQALLQSVSNLLHIDLHIQTEVLQIMEHASHYRVTTSKGDVYADELIIAAGAWSGALLQQLGMNLPTQPVKGDVKLIESSYSQLKETIFNMNGCYIVPKKPNRFLIGATSELDNWSTQNKAENLQWLDAESQSMIPDLCEHRVIKTWTGIRPITPDGVPIMGALRDNLYISTGHYRNGILLSPIVGQLMAQLVDGRTSAAQQLKPFSPIK, encoded by the coding sequence ATGTTACAAACAGTTATTATTGGTGGCGGCGTGATGGGATTGTCCATTGCACGTCAACTCAATGCGCAAGGTCGTCACATACATATCATTGATCGCTCGACACCCCGTATGAATGCATCTTATGCAGCAGGTGGGATGTTAGGTGCACAGAATGAATTTTTTGAAGATACACCTTTATATCGTCTTGCAATGGCAAGTCGTGCGATGATGCCAGATATTGCACAACAACTCTTAATGGAGACAGATATCGATATTGAACTGCAAACATATGGGCTGATTAAGGTAGCAACTACCGCACAACATGTCCCAGCAGTTAAGAAACAATTTGAATTTCTCTCTCAGCAAGACCATAAGATTTATGAATTATCACGCCATCAATTACGTGCACGCTTCCCCCACTGTAACATTGACGATTGCGCAGCATTCAAAATACATGACGACGGTCAAATCAATGCCAACTTATATACACAAGCGTTACTGCAATCCGTCTCCAATCTTTTGCATATTGATCTTCACATACAGACGGAAGTATTACAGATTATGGAACATGCATCGCATTATCGAGTAACAACTTCTAAAGGCGATGTATATGCAGACGAATTAATCATCGCTGCTGGTGCTTGGAGTGGTGCATTGTTACAGCAACTTGGGATGAATCTTCCGACACAACCGGTCAAAGGCGATGTGAAGTTAATTGAATCGTCTTATTCACAACTAAAAGAAACTATTTTTAATATGAACGGTTGTTATATTGTGCCAAAGAAACCCAATCGTTTTCTTATCGGTGCGACATCAGAACTCGACAATTGGAGTACACAAAATAAAGCTGAAAATCTCCAGTGGTTAGATGCAGAAAGTCAATCTATGATACCTGACCTATGTGAACATCGCGTGATTAAGACTTGGACTGGCATCCGACCGATCACTCCAGATGGCGTTCCGATTATGGGTGCCCTTCGTGATAATCTCTATATCTCAACTGGGCATTATCGAAACGGTATTCTACTCTCGCCTATTGTCGGTCAACTGATGGCACAATTAGTTGATGGAAGAACTAGTGCAGCACAACAATTAAAACCTTTCTCACCTATAAAATGA
- a CDS encoding L-cystine transporter, with protein sequence MSIFLIILNLLIFAGFLIGLWVMAKKHVKFPTRVFVALGLGILLGIIVQLLYGADSKITTQTTEWIGIIGNGYISLLKMIVIPLVFISIIAAFTKIDLGEKFAKMGGYIFMFLIGTVAISAIVGIAYAMLFGLDASTIDLGQAENARSSEITQTAKDLTATTLPAQILELLPANPFLDFTGARATSTIAVVIFAAFLGFAYLRVARKQPENGHVLKRGIDAVYSLIMAVVTFVLRLTPYGILAIMLNTLATSDFAAIWTLGKFVIASYAALLTMYIIHLLILLVLGVNPIQYVKKTTEVMMFAFTSRSSAGALPLNIQTQTNRLGVPQAIANFSGSFGLSIGQNGCAGIYPAMLAIMVAPVAGVDIDLQFIATLIIVVIISSFGVAGVGGGATFASILVLSALNLPVGLAGVLISVEPLIDMGRTALNVNDSMLAGTGTAKLTKQLDEDVFNDNQYDELTTNH encoded by the coding sequence ATGTCTATATTTCTCATTATACTTAACTTATTAATTTTTGCTGGATTCCTTATCGGTCTATGGGTCATGGCAAAGAAACACGTCAAGTTCCCTACACGTGTCTTTGTTGCACTCGGTCTCGGTATCTTACTCGGAATCATTGTACAGCTTCTTTACGGTGCAGACAGCAAAATTACAACACAAACAACAGAATGGATCGGTATCATTGGGAATGGATATATCTCCCTCTTAAAAATGATCGTCATTCCGCTCGTTTTCATTTCAATTATTGCGGCATTTACGAAGATTGATCTTGGTGAGAAGTTCGCCAAAATGGGCGGCTACATTTTTATGTTTTTAATCGGTACTGTTGCCATTTCAGCCATCGTTGGTATTGCCTATGCAATGCTATTCGGTCTCGATGCATCAACAATTGATCTAGGTCAAGCTGAAAACGCACGTAGTTCAGAAATTACGCAAACAGCGAAAGACCTAACAGCAACAACATTGCCAGCACAAATTCTAGAACTACTCCCTGCAAACCCATTCTTAGACTTTACAGGGGCACGTGCAACATCAACTATTGCTGTCGTTATCTTTGCAGCATTTCTAGGGTTTGCTTATTTACGTGTTGCACGCAAACAGCCTGAAAATGGTCATGTATTAAAACGTGGTATTGATGCAGTGTATTCACTTATTATGGCCGTTGTGACATTCGTATTGCGCTTAACACCTTATGGTATCTTAGCCATTATGTTAAACACATTAGCGACAAGTGACTTTGCAGCGATTTGGACACTCGGTAAGTTTGTCATCGCATCTTATGCAGCGTTACTCACAATGTATATCATCCATTTATTAATTTTATTAGTGCTAGGTGTCAATCCAATCCAATATGTGAAGAAGACAACAGAAGTAATGATGTTCGCCTTCACATCACGTTCAAGCGCAGGGGCGTTACCACTTAACATTCAAACGCAAACAAATCGTTTAGGTGTCCCACAAGCCATCGCCAACTTCTCAGGTTCTTTCGGTCTGTCTATCGGCCAAAACGGTTGTGCGGGTATTTACCCTGCCATGCTTGCAATCATGGTCGCACCTGTTGCTGGCGTTGATATCGACCTACAATTCATTGCAACACTTATTATTGTTGTTATCATTAGTTCATTCGGTGTTGCCGGTGTCGGTGGCGGTGCAACATTTGCATCTATTCTCGTCCTTTCTGCACTAAACTTACCAGTCGGCCTTGCCGGTGTCTTGATTTCAGTAGAACCATTAATTGATATGGGACGTACTGCATTGAATGTGAATGATTCAATGTTAGCCGGAACAGGCACTGCTAAGTTAACAAAACAATTAGATGAAGATGTCTTTAATGACAATCAATATGACGAACTGACAACAAATCATTAA
- the nfsA gene encoding oxygen-insensitive NADPH nitroreductase translates to MSDYVYHLAKQHHSVRKFKPEPLTRETVKKLIEAGQMASTSSYLQTTSVVGVENPEKKAALKEVSGQPYVLDNGYLLIFVIDYNRHDLVNEQQAQDMTTSFESAEGLLVGTVDASLMAQNIALTAEDMGYGIVYLGSLRNDVTRVREILDLPEYTFPIFGMAIGVPSEDENGTPKPRLPFEHVFHVDTYDNDRDMARQQLATYDETVSDYYAERTDGRRTETWSEQVANFMSSKQRLEMKDWLQEAGFNKK, encoded by the coding sequence GATTATGTATATCATTTAGCAAAGCAACATCACTCAGTGAGAAAGTTTAAACCTGAGCCATTAACACGTGAAACAGTGAAAAAGTTAATTGAAGCAGGGCAGATGGCTTCAACATCAAGTTATTTACAAACGACATCTGTGGTTGGCGTAGAAAATCCAGAAAAGAAAGCTGCTTTGAAAGAAGTGTCAGGGCAACCCTATGTCTTGGATAATGGGTATTTATTAATATTTGTCATAGATTACAATAGACACGACCTTGTGAATGAACAACAAGCACAAGATATGACGACAAGCTTTGAATCAGCAGAAGGATTACTCGTTGGAACGGTAGATGCGTCATTAATGGCACAAAATATTGCATTGACGGCAGAAGATATGGGGTATGGAATTGTTTATCTAGGTTCATTGCGCAATGATGTCACACGTGTGCGTGAGATTTTAGACTTACCTGAGTATACCTTCCCAATCTTCGGTATGGCGATTGGCGTACCATCTGAAGATGAGAATGGGACGCCGAAGCCACGGTTGCCGTTTGAACATGTCTTTCACGTTGATACGTATGATAATGATCGTGATATGGCACGTCAACAATTGGCAACATATGATGAAACGGTATCTGATTATTATGCAGAAAGAACGGACGGACGACGTACAGAAACGTGGTCAGAACAAGTGGCGAACTTCATGAGTAGTAAGCAGCGTTTAGAGATGAAAGACTGGCTTCAAGAAGCGGGATTTAATAAGAAATAG